From a region of the Methanolinea sp. genome:
- a CDS encoding HEAT repeat domain-containing protein, with the protein MRMTGRKRPGHLELRDPEAVEPLTAALGDQSRYVRREAAKALGAIGENGVFPL; encoded by the coding sequence ATGAGGATGACCGGGAGGAAGCGGCCCGGGCACTTGGAGCTCCGGGACCCGGAAGCGGTCGAACCGCTCACCGCAGCACTTGGCGACCAGAGCAGGTATGTGCGTAGAGAGGCAGCAAAGGCGCTTGGCGCAATCGGCGAGAACGGTGTATTCCCCCTCTGA
- a CDS encoding HEAT repeat domain-containing protein, whose product MNAKLEEPADMSGTDRWRSISELRKLGPHAVEYLVINLWDSDKKVRLAAIDALGGIGDPRAYEHLVRMLGDQDHDVRFACVVALGQMGDKRAIGPLSEACHDKNGYVRTIAQEMVERLKGIQ is encoded by the coding sequence ATGAATGCGAAACTGGAAGAGCCGGCAGATATGTCCGGCACAGATCGTTGGAGATCGATATCCGAATTACGGAAACTTGGCCCCCACGCAGTCGAGTACCTGGTTATCAATCTCTGGGATAGCGACAAGAAAGTCCGACTGGCCGCCATTGATGCCCTCGGGGGAATCGGAGACCCACGGGCATATGAACACCTGGTCAGGATGCTCGGTGATCAGGATCATGATGTGCGGTTTGCCTGTGTGGTGGCATTGGGACAAATGGGCGACAAACGCGCAATCGGACCACTTTCAGAGGCCTGTCACGATAAGAACGGCTATGTGAGGACCATCGCGCAGGAAATGGTTGAGAGACTGAAAGGCATTCAGTAA
- a CDS encoding protease inhibitor I42 family protein has product MQKEIIPLAVLATLFIAAAVLSGCLGDEDKVPPTPVPTPPVQGKVYLFGMTNDGETYDVPPDARIQLRLPGNPTTGFTWQLSVTPGLVIENESYQPDDPGSRLVGAGGTYLWVLRAVQPGMQTISGIYSRQWESTTGNQTSFTLNLRVGGSPPPTGIPLNYTIYTEGDNEKTVSQGLGGEFGIRLAENPTTGYSWILTVPNGLSLIGDEYIPSQPPGMMAGSGGIHAFSLKATGRGEHAVHGEYRRPWVAEGTIAFIDLEGGFFGITGDDGEHYLPLNLVPEYEVDRLRIAFEFELVKDAATIQMWGTPVNLTFIEKTELYDLTVRVL; this is encoded by the coding sequence ATGCAGAAAGAAATCATTCCCCTCGCGGTCCTTGCAACCCTTTTCATTGCAGCCGCCGTGCTCTCCGGGTGCTTGGGAGATGAGGACAAAGTGCCGCCAACTCCTGTGCCGACTCCCCCTGTTCAGGGTAAGGTGTACCTCTTTGGCATGACCAACGATGGTGAAACCTACGACGTCCCCCCTGATGCCAGGATACAGCTCCGGCTACCCGGAAACCCAACTACCGGGTTTACCTGGCAGCTGTCGGTGACGCCCGGCCTTGTCATTGAAAACGAAAGCTACCAGCCTGATGATCCGGGCAGCAGACTGGTCGGGGCAGGGGGAACCTACCTGTGGGTCCTGAGAGCAGTCCAACCTGGGATGCAGACAATTTCCGGTATTTATTCAAGGCAATGGGAATCCACAACCGGAAACCAGACCAGCTTCACCCTGAATCTACGGGTGGGCGGGAGCCCTCCACCAACCGGGATTCCGCTCAATTATACCATTTACACAGAAGGGGATAACGAAAAAACCGTTTCCCAGGGACTGGGAGGAGAATTCGGTATCCGGCTGGCCGAGAACCCGACCACCGGGTATTCCTGGATTCTAACGGTTCCAAACGGCCTTTCCCTTATCGGTGATGAGTATATCCCGTCCCAACCCCCTGGCATGATGGCAGGCTCCGGAGGGATCCATGCATTCTCATTAAAAGCAACAGGGAGAGGCGAACATGCCGTTCACGGTGAATACCGGCGTCCATGGGTCGCGGAAGGTACCATTGCCTTCATCGACCTTGAAGGTGGGTTCTTTGGAATTACCGGTGATGACGGAGAACACTACCTGCCGCTCAATCTTGTCCCGGAGTATGAGGTTGACAGACTCCGCATCGCGTTTGAATTCGAGCTGGTGAAAGACGCAGCCACCATCCAGATGTGGGGCACTCCCGTGAATCTCACTTTCATCGAGAAGACCGAACTGTACGATCTTACAGTCCGGGTGCTATAA
- a CDS encoding MBL fold metallo-hydrolase produces the protein MNRNQGASGDMYLTTLIENTPGKQPGLVPQHGLSLLIEARGRLLLFDMGQDGTFIRNAESLGQDLARIKTGILSHGHYDHGGGLGPFLEYNARAPVYLKERCNEAYYARDPGRYRYIGLDAGILSTHADRFIRVGTDTLIAPGLMLIANIQRTEPLPPGNSSLLVQIHGRFEPDQFLHELFLVVEERDGITIITGCGHSGILNIVHTAKERYPGRQIKAVVGGFHLIDRATPPELVRSTGEGLMAAGCGRVITGHCTGNDAKTALKKVLGHRFTALYTGYSTEI, from the coding sequence ATGAACAGGAATCAGGGAGCCAGCGGGGACATGTATCTTACTACCCTGATCGAGAATACACCGGGAAAACAGCCCGGGCTTGTACCACAGCACGGGCTCTCGCTCCTCATCGAAGCCCGGGGCAGGCTCCTCCTTTTTGATATGGGACAGGACGGGACGTTCATCCGGAATGCCGAGTCACTTGGCCAGGATCTTGCTCGCATAAAGACAGGAATTCTCTCCCACGGCCACTATGATCACGGCGGGGGTCTTGGCCCATTTCTGGAATATAATGCCAGGGCTCCAGTCTACCTGAAAGAAAGGTGCAATGAAGCCTACTACGCCCGGGATCCTGGCCGGTACCGGTATATCGGGCTTGATGCCGGAATTCTCTCAACGCATGCAGATCGGTTCATCCGGGTCGGAACCGATACCCTGATCGCTCCCGGCCTGATGCTCATCGCCAATATACAGAGAACGGAACCACTGCCTCCTGGGAACAGTTCACTGCTGGTACAGATACACGGACGTTTCGAGCCGGACCAGTTCCTCCACGAGCTTTTCTTGGTTGTTGAAGAACGAGACGGGATCACCATAATAACCGGGTGCGGCCATTCCGGAATTCTGAATATCGTGCATACCGCAAAAGAACGATATCCCGGCCGGCAGATCAAGGCCGTGGTCGGCGGATTTCATCTCATCGACCGGGCGACACCACCGGAACTGGTCCGCTCCACCGGCGAGGGGCTCATGGCAGCCGGGTGCGGCCGCGTCATCACCGGTCACTGCACGGGAAACGATGCCAAAACTGCCCTCAAAAAGGTGCTCGGCCACCGTTTTACGGCACTTTACACCGGGTATTCAACCGAGATCTGA
- a CDS encoding epoxyqueuosine reductase, protein MHEALKESIRSRCRGLEIPLVGVADVHRWEDPPFQPWMPKEFYPRSIFPEAESAIVIGLPVSLPALETSPSIHYRELYITVNALLDQHTYRLAEYLTARGYPSVFIPRDGYGSIEVLLENPVAFFSHRHAAYLAGLGNFGVNNMILTPQYGPRVRFGTVLSAARLPPDPLLEEDLCTRCMRCVEMCPSSALGPGGYPSSLTDKHACASWTAELHRHFVSPCGICIKVCPVGEDRDRYGRRDVSLYGNPEKDPALHRAWEHVRRYGRK, encoded by the coding sequence ATGCATGAAGCACTGAAAGAGTCGATCAGGTCACGGTGCCGGGGACTGGAGATCCCCCTGGTCGGAGTTGCCGACGTACACCGCTGGGAAGATCCGCCGTTCCAGCCATGGATGCCGAAGGAATTCTATCCCCGGTCCATATTTCCCGAGGCGGAATCGGCGATTGTTATCGGGCTTCCTGTGTCCCTCCCGGCACTGGAAACCTCGCCTTCGATCCACTACCGGGAACTCTACATCACCGTGAACGCGCTCCTCGATCAGCATACTTACCGGCTGGCGGAGTATCTGACAGCCCGGGGGTATCCCTCTGTTTTTATCCCCCGGGACGGATACGGATCGATCGAGGTGCTCCTGGAAAATCCGGTTGCCTTCTTCTCTCACCGCCATGCTGCCTATCTTGCAGGACTTGGGAACTTTGGCGTGAACAACATGATCCTCACCCCTCAGTACGGCCCACGGGTCCGGTTCGGGACCGTCCTTTCTGCAGCACGCCTCCCACCCGATCCACTCCTTGAAGAGGACCTCTGCACCCGTTGTATGCGATGTGTCGAGATGTGCCCTTCTTCAGCCCTGGGACCAGGGGGGTATCCCTCTTCCCTTACCGATAAACATGCGTGTGCTTCGTGGACTGCGGAACTGCACCGCCACTTCGTATCACCCTGCGGAATCTGCATCAAGGTTTGCCCGGTAGGTGAAGATCGGGACCGGTACGGGCGACGGGATGTCTCCTTATACGGGAACCCGGAAAAAGATCCCGCCCTTCATCGGGCATGGGAACATGTGCGAAGGTACGGGAGGAAATGA
- a CDS encoding hotdog fold thioesterase: MDDPEQFLARDAFARQAGITLLESSSGRARVKMEVCDMHLNSHGTVHGGAIFTLADTAFAVASNSHGIPAAAINAHISYMRSVSSGTLYADAEEFDLNPKLATYTVRISDEKGVPIAIFQGMVYRKTPRK; this comes from the coding sequence ATGGATGATCCGGAACAATTTCTCGCAAGAGATGCCTTCGCCCGGCAAGCGGGAATCACGCTCCTCGAGTCTTCTTCGGGAAGGGCACGGGTAAAAATGGAGGTTTGCGACATGCACCTGAACAGCCATGGAACTGTGCACGGCGGGGCCATCTTCACTCTTGCCGATACCGCCTTTGCTGTTGCGTCAAATTCCCATGGCATACCTGCTGCTGCCATAAATGCCCATATCTCCTATATGAGATCGGTTTCCTCCGGTACACTCTATGCCGATGCAGAGGAGTTCGACCTCAACCCGAAGCTTGCCACCTACACGGTAAGGATAAGCGATGAAAAAGGGGTTCCAATCGCCATATTCCAGGGAATGGTCTACCGGAAGACCCCACGGAAATAA
- a CDS encoding SIS domain-containing protein translates to MVLMAGKMEETARTLDVDQAARFLDEMLAARRVYVAGAGRSGLVSRAFAMRLMHIGFESYVIGETITPAFSAGDTLVAFSGSGETNSIFDICETAKELGGKLCLITASPDSRIARIADCMVMLGRQEPRGEETSKYEVRQIMGQYRSVSPSFAPLGTLFETAALIFADSVISALIETRHCNLDEVRGRLSNVQ, encoded by the coding sequence ATGGTCCTTATGGCCGGAAAGATGGAAGAGACCGCGCGTACCCTCGATGTGGACCAGGCAGCGAGGTTCCTCGATGAGATGCTTGCCGCCCGGAGAGTGTATGTCGCAGGGGCGGGGCGTTCCGGTCTCGTCTCACGGGCGTTTGCCATGCGCCTGATGCATATCGGGTTTGAATCGTATGTCATCGGCGAAACGATAACTCCGGCATTTTCTGCAGGCGATACACTGGTCGCTTTCTCTGGCTCCGGTGAGACCAACTCGATCTTTGATATCTGCGAGACGGCAAAGGAACTGGGGGGAAAGCTCTGTTTAATCACAGCGTCCCCTGATTCACGAATCGCCAGGATCGCTGACTGTATGGTCATGCTCGGAAGGCAGGAGCCACGCGGCGAGGAGACAAGCAAGTACGAGGTTCGCCAGATTATGGGACAGTACAGATCGGTATCCCCCTCCTTTGCACCACTCGGAACACTTTTTGAAACCGCAGCTCTCATTTTTGCTGATTCGGTCATCTCCGCGCTCATCGAGACCCGTCACTGCAACCTCGATGAGGTCCGGGGACGGCTCTCCAATGTCCAGTAA